A single Tenacibaculum sp. Bg11-29 DNA region contains:
- a CDS encoding LysE family translocator → MGIENFITFILTALLFVMTPGIDTFFVLNKSIDQGRKSGINATLGISTGVLTHSLFGALGLSFLIAKSAFAFTIIKYVGAVYLIYLGFLKLKTKNEFLSKSVIGKKKQESKSDFWAGFLTNTLNPKVALFFLAFFPQFIKPAQIHNPIPFIILGLTFAIIGIVWYLGLTLLASVFFEKIKNNPKLGLRLNKFSGFAFILMGLKIGLTKN, encoded by the coding sequence ATGGGAATAGAAAATTTTATCACTTTTATATTAACTGCGCTACTTTTTGTTATGACACCAGGGATTGATACATTTTTTGTATTAAACAAATCTATTGATCAAGGACGAAAATCAGGAATTAATGCAACACTAGGTATAAGTACAGGTGTTTTAACTCATTCTTTATTTGGAGCCTTGGGGCTGTCTTTTTTAATTGCTAAATCTGCATTTGCTTTTACAATTATTAAGTATGTAGGCGCAGTTTATTTAATTTATTTGGGTTTCTTAAAGCTTAAAACTAAAAATGAATTTTTATCTAAATCAGTTATAGGTAAAAAGAAACAGGAAAGTAAAAGTGATTTTTGGGCTGGGTTTTTAACTAACACATTAAATCCGAAAGTTGCATTATTCTTTTTAGCTTTTTTTCCTCAATTTATTAAGCCAGCTCAAATTCATAATCCTATTCCATTTATAATCCTTGGTTTAACATTTGCGATAATCGGAATTGTTTGGTACTTAGGCCTCACTTTATTGGCTAGTGTATTTTTTGAAAAAATTAAAAATAACCCAAAGCTTGGTTTGCGGCTAAATAAATTTAGTGGTTTCGCTTTTATATTAATGGGACTTAAAATAGGTTTAACAAAAAATTGA
- a CDS encoding LysR substrate-binding domain-containing protein, protein MNILQIKYFLILANELHFWRTAEKIFISQSTLSRQIQSLEEELGVKLFERDKRNVKLTDAGKFIQDKWTVIINELDQVHRQARKIDKGITGQVSITYPGSIAFKFLPTFLEILNTNLPELKLELTEPVDENHEKLLLNYETDIAFSRDEIKNINIDSLKLSSEPICLVVPNNHWLGEKSLNSLKELRDEKFIISGLHQKTFFSSLLRNFFIKHDFEPKTIIESDFGGMILNLVSKELGISILPLSFKIAKIQNIRFIELDEEIDLYIHWRKNEPNKTVKKVVKYAETVRVE, encoded by the coding sequence ATGAATATTCTACAAATTAAATATTTTTTAATACTTGCTAACGAATTACATTTTTGGAGAACTGCCGAAAAGATATTTATATCTCAATCTACTTTAAGTAGGCAAATTCAATCTCTAGAAGAAGAATTAGGTGTTAAACTCTTTGAAAGAGATAAAAGAAATGTAAAGCTTACTGATGCAGGTAAATTTATTCAAGATAAATGGACTGTTATTATAAATGAGTTAGATCAGGTTCATCGACAAGCAAGAAAAATTGATAAAGGAATAACTGGTCAAGTTTCAATAACTTATCCAGGTTCTATTGCTTTTAAATTTTTACCAACCTTTTTGGAAATTTTAAATACGAATTTACCAGAACTTAAATTAGAACTAACTGAACCAGTAGATGAGAATCATGAAAAATTATTACTTAACTATGAAACTGATATCGCATTTAGTAGGGATGAAATAAAAAATATAAATATTGATTCGTTAAAATTATCTTCAGAACCAATTTGTTTGGTTGTTCCTAATAATCATTGGCTGGGTGAAAAATCCTTAAATAGCCTAAAGGAGCTAAGAGATGAAAAATTTATTATTTCAGGATTGCATCAAAAAACTTTCTTTTCTTCACTTTTGAGAAATTTTTTCATAAAACATGATTTTGAACCGAAAACAATTATTGAATCTGATTTTGGTGGAATGATTTTAAACCTTGTATCTAAAGAACTTGGAATTTCGATTCTTCCGCTTTCATTTAAAATTGCAAAGATTCAAAATATAAGATTTATTGAATTAGATGAAGAAATAGATTTATACATTCATTGGAGAAAAAATGAACCTAATAAAACAGTTAAGAAAGTGGTTAAATATGCTGAAACTGTAAGAGTAGAGTAA
- a CDS encoding T9SS type A sorting domain-containing protein, with protein sequence MNEKLKTINFKNIKLITVTGLMFVIGTVFSQSKITPKDIRLDATYEHISVLWGISDDNNHNSNLEIAYRKLGTATYLQGAKTLRAYPEMKVNNTSLNKNYLAGSVLFLEPGTAYELKLSITDPDGGSITEIRTISTKTPLKHSSTGSTYYVAPGDGGGNGTKSTPFLGLQTAADNAVAGDLFLILNGLYKPFNITADGTVGNPIVFKSQNLHGAIIDGANTSVGIVNIGDFSKTTEYLIVDGFVIQNGHWAINAENTAFVTIKNNKIKNVGYGYYNRRENGWEHDQTIENNEFTGTTSWPQSGIPSERCIDIRGNNNVVRYNTIQYFGDGISTDGRAVDVSYSMDIYYNDIAYCVDDGIEIDFTIANSRVYRNRVYNSRTGTSLAPVLGGPCYIFRNEFFNIEDGFSAHKMNRSPAGLIIVHNTSNKNGNGLSSPSGWQNTYLRNNIIMGTEYVFEEFGLVSGSTDDWDYNAYFSERSGTNQSEWFKWSNIRYENIGALQAGTDIETNGIAITMFDLKNANLPTNYVLGVVPGQRDLGLTDGSAAINSGVAIDNLNLPFVFDGQADRGAYEFGQPYPLFGVNFDKETPPYHNTEKAHSVFPNPTSDLLHFNLKGKTQFNESIEWTFYNLQGQHIKTFQNNQSTIDIRFLTRGIYLVKIKVGKKLIVEKIQIH encoded by the coding sequence ATGAATGAAAAGCTGAAAACTATCAATTTTAAAAATATTAAACTTATAACTGTTACAGGTTTAATGTTTGTGATAGGAACTGTTTTTTCTCAGAGTAAAATTACACCAAAAGACATTCGTTTAGATGCTACATATGAACATATTAGTGTGTTGTGGGGAATTAGTGATGATAATAATCATAATAGCAATCTTGAAATAGCGTATCGGAAATTGGGAACGGCAACGTATTTACAAGGAGCGAAAACGTTGAGAGCTTACCCAGAGATGAAAGTAAATAATACTAGTTTAAATAAGAATTATCTTGCAGGGAGTGTTCTTTTTTTAGAACCAGGTACAGCATATGAATTGAAACTAAGTATAACTGATCCAGATGGCGGAAGCATAACAGAAATTAGAACCATCTCTACTAAAACGCCACTAAAACATTCTTCTACTGGTTCTACCTATTATGTAGCACCTGGAGACGGTGGCGGAAATGGAACAAAAAGTACTCCTTTTTTAGGATTGCAAACAGCAGCTGATAACGCTGTAGCAGGCGATTTATTTTTAATATTAAATGGTTTGTACAAACCATTTAATATTACGGCTGATGGTACAGTAGGCAACCCCATTGTATTTAAAAGTCAAAACCTTCATGGGGCTATTATTGACGGGGCTAATACAAGTGTAGGGATTGTTAATATTGGTGATTTTTCAAAAACTACCGAATACCTTATTGTTGATGGTTTTGTTATTCAAAATGGGCATTGGGCAATTAATGCAGAAAATACAGCTTTTGTAACTATTAAAAATAACAAAATTAAAAATGTAGGTTATGGTTATTACAACAGAAGAGAGAATGGATGGGAACATGATCAAACTATTGAAAATAATGAATTTACAGGAACTACATCTTGGCCACAATCAGGAATTCCATCTGAAAGATGTATTGATATTCGAGGGAATAATAATGTGGTAAGATATAATACTATTCAATACTTTGGAGACGGAATTTCTACTGACGGAAGAGCTGTCGATGTTTCTTACAGCATGGATATTTACTATAATGATATTGCATATTGTGTAGATGATGGTATTGAAATAGACTTTACTATAGCTAACAGTCGAGTATATAGGAATCGAGTATATAATAGTAGAACAGGTACGAGTTTAGCGCCAGTTTTAGGAGGTCCTTGTTATATTTTCAGGAATGAGTTTTTTAACATAGAAGACGGTTTTTCTGCCCATAAAATGAATAGAAGCCCAGCAGGTCTTATTATTGTACATAATACAAGTAATAAGAATGGTAATGGTTTATCTTCTCCAAGTGGTTGGCAGAACACTTATTTAAGAAACAATATTATTATGGGTACAGAATACGTATTTGAGGAATTCGGGTTAGTATCGGGTAGTACAGATGATTGGGATTATAATGCTTATTTTTCAGAAAGAAGTGGAACTAACCAAAGCGAATGGTTTAAATGGTCTAATATTCGTTATGAGAATATTGGTGCTTTACAGGCAGGAACTGATATAGAAACCAATGGGATTGCTATCACAATGTTTGATTTAAAGAATGCGAATTTACCAACCAATTATGTATTAGGTGTTGTTCCTGGTCAGCGAGATCTAGGGCTAACTGATGGTTCAGCAGCGATCAATTCTGGGGTAGCTATTGATAACCTCAATTTGCCATTTGTTTTTGATGGACAAGCCGACAGAGGAGCTTATGAGTTTGGGCAACCTTATCCTCTTTTTGGCGTTAATTTTGATAAAGAAACTCCGCCATATCATAATACTGAAAAAGCTCATAGTGTTTTTCCTAATCCTACGAGCGATCTTTTGCATTTTAATTTGAAAGGAAAAACACAATTCAATGAGTCTATAGAATGGACATTTTACAACCTTCAAGGGCAGCATATTAAAACCTTTCAAAATAATCAATCCACTATTGATATACGTTTTTTAACACGGGGAATTTATTTAGTAAAAATTAAAGTAGGCAAAAAACTAATTGTAGAAAAAATTCAAATTCATTAG
- a CDS encoding DUF2147 domain-containing protein yields MKYLFLLAILALSMTAKGQNIVGQWETYDDKTNEKKGVVKIYKTNNLYFAKIVKKYGGEKNTTCKECKGDKKDKPILGLIIIENLNNTGTRYEGGTILDPQTGKMYSCYLELIKDNKLKVRGFIGTSILGRTQYWNRK; encoded by the coding sequence ATGAAATATCTATTTTTATTGGCAATATTAGCATTAAGTATGACAGCCAAAGGACAAAATATTGTGGGGCAATGGGAAACTTATGATGATAAAACGAATGAAAAAAAAGGAGTCGTTAAAATTTATAAAACGAACAATCTCTATTTCGCAAAAATTGTCAAAAAATATGGAGGAGAGAAAAATACAACCTGTAAAGAATGTAAAGGGGATAAAAAAGATAAACCAATACTTGGATTAATTATTATTGAAAACCTTAATAATACTGGCACTAGATATGAGGGAGGAACTATTCTTGACCCACAAACGGGAAAAATGTATAGTTGTTATCTAGAATTAATTAAGGATAATAAATTGAAAGTTAGAGGTTTTATTGGTACGTCTATTTTGGGAAGAACTCAATATTGGAACAGAAAATAA
- a CDS encoding AraC family transcriptional regulator produces MKKNKIYFGNNWGFSIGQFDDNLLHKHYAIQINISLNTEIILTKKNNEIAEFKSFLIKSNVTHQLSCEKEHLLLLFYPTSPIGHYLNQLSNNEISEFKHPILKELRKCGIDFLNEKINFENVVLQISSLLEVFKGECETENLYKDERIKKAIKYLEANFNRVISLKEITEICFLSESRFLHLFKENTGITFRKVQQWNKVSKSFSMLRKQNLTETAHQFGFTDSSHYSKVFKETFGFNPKLIQKS; encoded by the coding sequence ATGAAAAAAAACAAAATATATTTTGGAAATAACTGGGGTTTCTCGATCGGACAATTTGATGATAACTTGCTGCATAAACATTATGCTATTCAAATAAACATCTCGCTAAATACCGAAATAATTTTAACAAAAAAGAATAATGAAATAGCTGAGTTTAAAAGCTTTCTAATAAAAAGCAACGTTACTCATCAATTGTCATGTGAAAAAGAGCACTTATTACTTTTATTTTATCCAACTTCTCCAATTGGACATTATTTAAATCAATTATCAAATAATGAAATTTCAGAATTCAAACATCCAATTTTGAAAGAGTTAAGAAAATGCGGTATAGATTTTCTAAATGAAAAAATAAATTTTGAAAATGTTGTTTTACAAATTAGCAGTTTATTAGAAGTATTTAAAGGGGAGTGCGAAACAGAAAATCTTTATAAAGATGAGAGAATTAAAAAAGCGATTAAATATTTAGAAGCCAATTTTAATCGAGTAATATCGTTAAAAGAAATAACCGAAATTTGTTTTTTATCCGAAAGTAGATTTTTACACCTTTTTAAAGAAAATACAGGGATTACCTTTCGAAAGGTTCAACAATGGAATAAGGTAAGTAAATCTTTTAGTATGTTAAGAAAACAAAACTTGACAGAGACGGCGCATCAATTCGGATTTACAGATAGTTCACATTATTCGAAGGTGTTTAAGGAGACATTTGGATTCAATCCTAAATTGATTCAGAAAAGTTAG
- a CDS encoding NADP-dependent oxidoreductase — MKALQIKGYGDIETNLSFNEIEIPTIGDNQVLLEVHAAGVNPIDYKITEGALKRIHKLTFPASIGFDVSGVIIKKGVKVEGLKVGDEVYSRVPREFPGTFAEFIAVNANVVSLKPSNLDFNYSSSLPLVGLTTIQSFNKANLKSGDKVLIHAGSGGVGTFAIQYAKSKGAYVYTTTSTKNVSWVKELGADRVIDYKTENYLDIVKDIDIVYDTLGGNYTVEAFDVIKRGGKVISTIGEVDKETAIELKLNGIIRFVLSIKRRKITKKIKSKSAFYKLILMQPDRNQLIEIKKLVEANLIKPVIDKTFPFSESIGALLYQKSGRVKGKITIKIK; from the coding sequence ATGAAGGCTTTGCAAATAAAAGGATATGGAGATATTGAGACTAATTTATCTTTTAATGAAATAGAAATACCAACAATAGGAGATAATCAAGTACTTCTTGAAGTACATGCAGCTGGTGTGAATCCTATTGATTATAAAATCACTGAAGGAGCCCTGAAAAGAATCCATAAATTAACATTTCCAGCTTCTATTGGCTTTGATGTTTCAGGGGTTATTATAAAAAAAGGTGTTAAGGTTGAAGGCTTAAAGGTTGGAGATGAAGTTTACTCTAGAGTACCTAGAGAATTTCCAGGTACATTCGCTGAATTTATTGCGGTAAACGCTAACGTAGTTAGTCTTAAACCATCAAACTTAGACTTTAATTATTCTTCTAGCTTACCTTTGGTAGGGCTGACTACAATTCAGTCTTTTAATAAAGCTAATTTAAAATCAGGTGATAAAGTATTAATTCATGCAGGTTCTGGTGGTGTAGGAACTTTTGCAATTCAATATGCAAAAAGTAAAGGTGCATATGTTTATACAACAACGAGTACTAAAAATGTTTCTTGGGTTAAAGAGTTAGGTGCAGATAGAGTTATTGATTATAAAACAGAGAACTATTTAGATATTGTAAAAGATATTGATATTGTTTATGATACGTTAGGAGGTAATTATACAGTGGAAGCATTTGATGTTATAAAGAGAGGAGGTAAAGTGATTAGTACTATTGGAGAAGTAGATAAAGAAACTGCAATAGAATTGAAACTTAATGGAATAATTCGTTTTGTATTATCTATTAAGAGGAGAAAGATAACGAAGAAAATCAAGAGTAAATCAGCGTTTTATAAACTTATTTTGATGCAACCAGATAGAAATCAGTTAATAGAGATTAAAAAACTTGTAGAAGCAAACTTAATTAAACCTGTAATTGATAAAACGTTTCCATTCTCAGAATCAATAGGTGCATTACTTTATCAAAAATCTGGACGTGTAAAAGGAAAAATAACAATTAAAATAAAATAA